A genomic stretch from Telmatocola sphagniphila includes:
- a CDS encoding fused MFS/spermidine synthase, which yields MAPILYSLTLLVSAGLLMAIQPLVGRMLLPSVGGSPAVWNTCLVFFQAVLLLGYLYSHFMTRNVPANRQMILHLVVLVVAAMTVPISLQNQSPSENESPILWLLKTLFFGVGPAFFAVSTTAPLLQRWFSQTDHSSANDPYFLYAASNLGSLALLIAYPLWIEPKLRLAEQAETWRYAFYILIGLILFCGIFAGGKTHATEAVPEKSEPLTTSRILRWIGLAFLPSSLLQGVTTCITTDIASMPLLWMAPLGLYFLSFIWAFSSIIRVPLKFVSTATSISILALFFVLLIEAADPVFVVLGIHLITFFLICLLCHGVLAKDRPTPDHLTAYFLWIALGGVLGSAFNALLAPFIFQRLGLIEYPMMLILASRIRPTPETAKFDWKDVLIPTALAVAIGAIMALLKLAAIQSIIHSLHESSGLPLVSLRGALLYGLPMIYIFTLVDRPLRFMLALLVVSALSAFDAGATGNVLLRERNYLGVLKVTLDPDYPFIRLVHGRTIHGQEWLDPARINEPLTYYHPRGPAGSVMLRWRRSDVSQPIKTVGVVGLGIGSMLSYAKPNEDWILYELDPAVIQIAQNEKYFHFIKNSPANSQTFHVGDARLRLKEEPDGKFDLLILDAFSSDSIPIHLITREAVEMYLSKLAPGGMLLFHVSNRYLDLPPVLAKIGSSFDPPLEVRDNQGDSDLQKGQFPCQWVIVLRNVEDLKELRRSPWIPTRFGPSTPLWTDDFSNVIDILKPMFEKD from the coding sequence GTGGCGCCGATTCTCTACTCCCTCACTCTGCTGGTAAGTGCTGGTCTCTTAATGGCCATCCAACCGCTCGTGGGCCGGATGTTACTGCCCTCGGTAGGCGGGTCCCCGGCGGTCTGGAACACCTGTCTGGTCTTCTTTCAGGCCGTTCTGCTTCTGGGGTACCTCTACAGCCACTTTATGACTCGGAACGTACCGGCCAACCGTCAGATGATTCTTCATCTCGTTGTCCTGGTAGTGGCGGCGATGACCGTTCCGATTTCGCTCCAAAACCAGTCGCCGTCCGAAAACGAGTCTCCCATTCTGTGGTTGCTGAAAACACTTTTCTTTGGAGTGGGACCGGCCTTTTTTGCGGTTTCGACGACTGCCCCGCTGTTGCAACGCTGGTTTAGCCAGACGGATCATTCCTCTGCGAACGATCCTTACTTTCTGTACGCGGCCAGTAACCTGGGAAGCCTGGCCCTACTCATCGCTTATCCGCTGTGGATAGAACCGAAACTGCGACTGGCGGAACAAGCCGAGACCTGGCGGTATGCCTTTTACATTTTGATTGGGCTGATTCTCTTTTGCGGTATCTTTGCGGGAGGAAAAACGCATGCCACAGAAGCCGTCCCGGAAAAATCGGAACCTCTGACGACGTCCCGGATACTTCGCTGGATTGGGTTGGCTTTCCTTCCTTCCAGTCTGTTGCAAGGCGTGACGACCTGCATTACCACCGACATTGCCTCCATGCCCCTGCTCTGGATGGCTCCCCTGGGTCTCTACTTCCTGTCTTTTATTTGGGCTTTCAGTTCAATAATTCGAGTCCCACTCAAATTCGTTTCCACGGCCACATCGATCTCTATCCTTGCGTTATTTTTTGTCCTATTAATCGAAGCCGCCGATCCGGTTTTTGTCGTTCTGGGCATTCATCTCATCACATTTTTTTTGATCTGCCTCTTATGTCACGGCGTATTAGCGAAAGACCGGCCGACGCCGGATCATTTAACTGCCTACTTTCTGTGGATTGCGCTTGGCGGAGTGCTCGGCAGTGCTTTCAACGCCCTCCTCGCTCCATTCATTTTCCAGCGCTTAGGCTTGATCGAATATCCCATGATGCTGATCCTCGCGAGTCGGATCCGCCCAACGCCGGAAACGGCAAAATTCGATTGGAAAGATGTGCTGATTCCGACTGCCCTTGCTGTGGCTATCGGTGCAATCATGGCCCTGCTGAAACTGGCTGCCATACAGAGTATTATCCATTCCCTGCACGAATCGTCCGGCCTCCCCCTGGTGAGTCTCCGAGGAGCCTTGCTCTACGGCTTGCCGATGATCTATATTTTCACACTGGTGGATCGGCCCCTCCGGTTTATGCTGGCGCTGCTGGTAGTATCCGCCCTGAGCGCCTTCGATGCCGGCGCCACTGGAAATGTGCTGCTCCGCGAACGAAATTATCTGGGAGTTTTGAAGGTCACTCTGGATCCCGATTATCCGTTCATCCGTCTGGTGCACGGTCGAACAATCCATGGCCAGGAGTGGCTCGACCCGGCTCGGATAAATGAACCTCTGACCTACTACCATCCGCGCGGACCTGCTGGAAGCGTTATGTTGCGCTGGCGAAGGAGTGATGTCAGCCAACCGATCAAGACGGTCGGCGTGGTCGGTTTGGGGATCGGCTCAATGCTAAGCTACGCCAAGCCCAATGAGGATTGGATTCTGTACGAACTCGATCCGGCAGTGATTCAAATCGCTCAGAATGAGAAATATTTCCACTTCATCAAAAATTCTCCGGCGAACTCCCAGACTTTCCACGTCGGCGATGCCCGACTGCGTCTGAAGGAAGAACCGGATGGAAAATTTGACCTTTTGATCCTCGATGCCTTCTCTTCCGATTCCATACCGATTCATCTGATCACCCGGGAAGCAGTCGAGATGTATTTGTCGAAATTGGCGCCGGGCGGCATGCTTCTGTTCCACGTGTCTAATCGCTATCTCGATTTGCCGCCAGTACTCGCAAAAATTGGCTCGAGCTTCGATCCACCTTTGGAAGTGCGCGACAATCAGGGAGATTCGGATCTTCAAAAGGGGCAGTTTCCCTGTCAGTGGGTCATCGTCCTCCGGAATGTCGAAGACCTTAAGGAGCTGCGCAGAAGCCCCTGGATCCCCACCCGTTTTGGCCCGAGTACTCCTCTATGGACGGATGATTTTTCCAACGTCATCGACATTCTTAAACCGATGTTCGAAAAGGACTAG
- the trpS gene encoding tryptophan--tRNA ligase, which yields MKLKRILSGVQPSGKLHIGNYFGAIRQHIALQNEGECFYFIADYHSMTTIQNAKTRLEHVRDVALDYLALGLDPSKALLFRQSDVPEVCELAWILGTVSNMSLMEKAHSYKDKIAKGIEASIGLFTYPVLMAADILIYRSNLVPVGQDQVQHIEITRDLAEKFHRAYGKEVFPLPEHRLDVGAKVPGVDGQKMSKSYGNTIEIFAEGNPLKKTIMGIVTDSTPVEAPKNPENDTIFTLFSLFAYETEIAELANRYRAGGLGYGDSKKMLLEKVNGYFGPFREKRKELASRPDYVEDVLRTSARKARAEAIATMEQVREASGFLKQPISV from the coding sequence ATGAAATTGAAACGCATACTCAGCGGCGTCCAGCCGTCCGGCAAATTGCATATCGGCAACTATTTTGGTGCCATTCGCCAGCATATCGCTCTTCAAAATGAGGGGGAATGCTTCTACTTCATTGCCGATTACCACTCGATGACAACTATTCAGAACGCCAAAACGCGTCTGGAACATGTTCGGGACGTTGCGCTGGACTATCTCGCTCTCGGCCTCGACCCTTCCAAAGCCCTGCTCTTCCGGCAATCGGACGTGCCAGAGGTTTGCGAGCTGGCCTGGATTCTCGGCACGGTTTCCAACATGAGCCTGATGGAAAAAGCCCATTCCTACAAGGATAAAATTGCCAAGGGTATCGAAGCCAGTATCGGCCTGTTCACTTATCCGGTTCTGATGGCGGCCGATATTCTGATCTACCGATCCAATCTGGTGCCTGTAGGCCAGGATCAGGTGCAGCACATCGAAATTACCCGCGATCTGGCCGAGAAGTTCCATCGAGCGTACGGGAAGGAAGTTTTTCCGCTGCCAGAGCATCGCCTGGACGTCGGGGCTAAAGTTCCCGGAGTCGACGGCCAGAAAATGAGCAAATCTTACGGGAACACCATCGAAATTTTCGCCGAAGGGAATCCGCTTAAGAAGACCATCATGGGAATTGTCACAGATTCCACTCCGGTCGAAGCTCCCAAGAACCCGGAAAACGATACGATTTTCACCCTTTTCAGCCTGTTCGCGTACGAAACTGAAATTGCCGAACTGGCCAACCGCTACCGGGCGGGAGGCCTCGGCTACGGCGACTCGAAAAAGATGCTGCTCGAGAAGGTTAATGGCTACTTCGGTCCATTCCGGGAAAAGCGAAAAGAGCTAGCGTCCCGGCCCGATTATGTGGAAGATGTCCTCCGGACATCGGCCCGGAAAGCTCGTGCGGAAGCGATCGCTACCATGGAACAGGTACGCGAGGCAAGCGGATTTCTGAAGCAGCCGATTTCCGTCTAA
- a CDS encoding tetratricopeptide repeat protein: MRSFILSRVGVALLGTITLAGFATPNQQLYAQGDTKTAEKKNEDVDKAEKAFNKGQFDECLKFLQDAEKKDPKIAPARLNLARFFLTVLRSNQIDQNARLQVFQMARTNLERAVIENPNHPECYLEIASIALSEFRFTETILACQTALTLAKSDKWSSDQKKIFEKEANAGLATAFDDRGDWESAKTHYLAWKILDPKSAPLMQRLAKVYFNLNKADEAFVELTQAKAEDPTLDPPEVAMGLLWANKPNKAKAEEWFQKAITKNPKLARVHQAYGGWLLDTGNLAAAKISINQAKTLDPMAPETQSLLGLLARYENRLDEAEKIFEDLMRSQPANFFASNQLAQVLAEQTSSPSQQQRALQIAGVNKDRLSRNPEAWSTLGWVLLKVGKESDAEQALNTSITLSNKQVAPDTAYFIASVLKKKDEKKFSDEIRKYLEGAIAAESAFIHRADAVRMLTDLNSRYPKKEEPKDSKKEPEGEKKK, translated from the coding sequence ATGCGCTCGTTTATTCTCTCCCGAGTCGGAGTGGCTCTTCTGGGTACGATCACCCTCGCGGGGTTCGCCACCCCGAATCAGCAGTTGTACGCTCAGGGGGATACTAAAACTGCGGAGAAGAAAAACGAAGATGTCGACAAGGCGGAGAAAGCCTTCAACAAAGGTCAGTTCGATGAATGCCTGAAGTTCCTGCAAGATGCCGAGAAGAAAGATCCGAAAATCGCACCGGCGCGATTGAATCTGGCGCGATTTTTCCTCACGGTTCTTCGCAGTAATCAAATCGATCAGAATGCCCGCTTGCAAGTTTTTCAGATGGCGCGAACCAACCTGGAACGGGCGGTCATAGAAAATCCCAACCATCCCGAATGCTACCTGGAAATCGCCAGCATCGCTCTTTCGGAATTCCGATTTACCGAAACCATTCTGGCTTGCCAGACAGCTCTCACACTCGCGAAGTCGGACAAATGGAGCTCGGACCAGAAAAAGATCTTTGAAAAGGAAGCCAATGCAGGCTTGGCGACGGCATTCGATGATCGAGGAGACTGGGAATCGGCCAAAACTCATTATCTGGCCTGGAAAATTCTCGACCCCAAATCAGCCCCGCTGATGCAGCGACTGGCCAAAGTTTATTTCAATCTGAATAAAGCGGATGAAGCCTTCGTCGAACTGACCCAGGCCAAGGCCGAAGACCCCACTCTCGATCCCCCGGAAGTCGCCATGGGCTTGCTGTGGGCGAATAAACCGAATAAGGCCAAGGCCGAGGAGTGGTTCCAGAAAGCGATCACGAAAAATCCCAAGCTGGCTCGCGTTCATCAGGCCTATGGGGGCTGGCTTCTGGATACCGGTAATCTCGCCGCCGCGAAAATCTCGATTAATCAAGCGAAAACGCTCGATCCGATGGCCCCGGAAACGCAATCTCTTTTGGGATTACTCGCTCGATACGAAAATCGGCTCGATGAAGCCGAGAAAATTTTCGAAGACCTGATGAGATCGCAACCGGCGAACTTTTTCGCTTCGAACCAGTTGGCTCAGGTTCTGGCGGAGCAGACCAGTTCCCCCTCCCAGCAGCAGCGTGCACTTCAAATCGCCGGAGTGAACAAAGATCGCCTGTCGCGCAATCCGGAAGCCTGGTCCACGCTGGGCTGGGTATTGCTGAAGGTCGGTAAAGAATCGGATGCCGAGCAGGCTTTGAATACCAGTATTACTCTGTCGAATAAACAAGTAGCCCCCGACACCGCTTACTTCATTGCGTCGGTCCTGAAAAAGAAGGATGAAAAGAAGTTCTCGGATGAAATTCGGAAAT
- a CDS encoding tetratricopeptide repeat protein, with protein sequence MPVEFAHRFGLSRRGISLVLILFAGVLTFVGYYGLKEVRGEMHSNEAMESWREFEVAALTLDTDKMKSTLEKLAKFRSEDSRVSNRLKAMETLEADPHDQTMLIYCILKNRQLNKLPEMRREAKKRLDYAKGDWLCICLLAEDSVQNGNKEEAREILKSLPPPQQATPSPNPNLLCLAIQLHRNLNMPFEGLRDYMVLDMLLQVKKKAFSDRWPPAIKLQYYNCYLTALEFFDQYPDLKGYWVPYSNMARIFLGEEDIPNFIYTEFGKCQFRQLAILDELIQQKKFNAEESDELKKELEDRVERCWKNVMQREPSNPIGYVGLALIHIRRQELKEAIALIDKGITACGEDKPELLAALTRLVRIVDTKTGLLIIQQAVERKPNDPTLIALLIENARAANRNDIALEACQRFKQLSKATLWIAREEASIYLDQGQSSRAIASMSLVEDQIPTDAGAINVYIRALNKAAAHTAIQKFLDKVLEDATKPDVIYEGLRTACEGEATDYVATAAEKMLQRWPDYNNAWKLKGDAYARQAEPVSTTLGWDSVAADQAVRAYDNYLLKESQDLSCIERRAWLQLRGMNLPALADQSSSLLKEMEERHALPPSARNVLARILLENGHPEQAREILKQLIEINPKVPIYYIHLGMAYLKMDRKSEARENFQIAGKMSKATWETFELDVGYKILENMKKVK encoded by the coding sequence ATGCCCGTCGAATTTGCCCACCGATTCGGGCTTTCCCGGCGCGGTATTTCCCTCGTTCTGATTCTTTTCGCCGGAGTTTTGACTTTCGTTGGCTACTACGGCTTGAAAGAAGTCCGCGGGGAGATGCACTCAAACGAAGCCATGGAATCCTGGCGGGAGTTTGAAGTCGCGGCTCTGACCCTCGACACGGACAAGATGAAGAGTACTTTAGAAAAGCTCGCTAAATTCCGTTCGGAGGATTCCCGGGTAAGCAACCGCTTGAAGGCCATGGAAACTCTGGAGGCCGATCCGCACGATCAGACGATGCTCATCTACTGCATCTTGAAAAACCGGCAGTTGAACAAGCTGCCCGAAATGCGTCGCGAAGCCAAAAAGCGACTCGATTATGCCAAAGGCGATTGGCTGTGCATCTGCCTGCTGGCGGAGGATTCCGTACAGAATGGAAATAAAGAAGAGGCTCGGGAGATCCTGAAATCACTCCCTCCGCCCCAGCAAGCCACACCTTCGCCCAATCCCAATTTGCTTTGCCTGGCCATCCAACTTCACCGCAATCTGAATATGCCTTTTGAAGGGTTGCGGGATTACATGGTGTTGGACATGCTACTTCAGGTCAAAAAGAAGGCCTTTTCGGACCGCTGGCCCCCGGCCATCAAACTTCAGTATTACAACTGCTACCTCACCGCCCTCGAATTCTTCGACCAATATCCCGATCTCAAAGGCTATTGGGTTCCATACTCCAATATGGCCAGGATTTTTCTGGGTGAAGAGGACATTCCCAACTTCATTTATACCGAATTCGGTAAGTGCCAGTTTCGTCAGTTAGCGATTCTGGACGAACTGATTCAACAGAAGAAATTTAATGCCGAGGAGAGCGACGAGCTCAAAAAGGAACTGGAAGATCGGGTCGAGCGATGCTGGAAGAATGTGATGCAGCGCGAGCCATCAAATCCGATCGGCTACGTCGGGCTGGCTCTGATCCACATTCGCCGACAGGAATTGAAGGAAGCCATCGCTCTGATCGATAAAGGGATCACTGCCTGCGGGGAGGATAAACCCGAACTGCTGGCCGCGCTGACTCGTCTCGTCCGAATTGTGGATACCAAAACCGGCCTGTTGATCATCCAGCAAGCGGTCGAACGAAAACCCAACGATCCCACGCTGATCGCCTTACTCATCGAGAATGCCCGAGCGGCCAATCGAAACGACATTGCTCTGGAAGCTTGTCAGCGATTCAAACAATTGTCGAAGGCGACTTTGTGGATCGCACGAGAGGAGGCTTCCATCTATCTGGATCAAGGCCAATCTTCCCGGGCGATCGCCTCTATGAGTCTAGTGGAAGACCAGATTCCGACGGATGCCGGAGCCATCAATGTCTACATTCGAGCTCTGAATAAAGCCGCTGCTCACACGGCCATCCAGAAGTTCCTGGATAAGGTCCTGGAAGATGCCACCAAGCCGGATGTTATTTATGAGGGCTTGAGGACGGCCTGTGAAGGCGAGGCGACTGATTACGTGGCTACGGCAGCGGAAAAGATGTTGCAACGTTGGCCCGATTACAACAACGCTTGGAAACTCAAAGGAGACGCCTACGCCCGTCAGGCGGAACCGGTATCCACTACACTGGGTTGGGATTCCGTAGCCGCGGATCAGGCGGTACGGGCCTACGACAACTATCTTCTGAAGGAATCGCAGGATCTTAGCTGTATCGAACGCCGCGCCTGGCTTCAACTGCGGGGAATGAATCTGCCCGCGCTGGCCGACCAGAGTTCCAGTTTACTGAAGGAAATGGAAGAACGTCACGCTCTCCCACCCAGCGCCCGCAACGTTCTTGCCCGAATTCTGCTCGAAAACGGGCATCCCGAGCAGGCTCGTGAGATTCTGAAGCAATTGATCGAAATCAATCCTAAAGTGCCGATCTATTACATTCATTTGGGGATGGCCTACCTCAAAATGGATAGAAAATCGGAAGCTCGGGAGAACTTTCAAATCGCCGGTAAGATGTCGAAGGCGACCTGGGAAACATTTGAACTGGATGTCGGCTACAAAATCCTCGAAAACATGAAAAAGGTGAAATAG
- a CDS encoding EVE domain-containing protein gives MAYWLFKSEPEEYSYDQLLHDKKTWWTGVTNALARKHLRSVAKGDQVLLYHTGKEKQIVGEMVVSRGPTEDPEAGDQKSVMVEVKPQRRLSVPVTLETIKADPIFANWELVRIGRLSVMPVSEELWGKIQELGAGK, from the coding sequence ATGGCTTACTGGTTGTTCAAATCGGAACCGGAAGAGTACAGCTACGATCAACTGCTCCACGACAAGAAAACCTGGTGGACCGGCGTCACGAACGCGCTGGCTCGAAAACATCTTCGGAGCGTGGCCAAGGGGGACCAGGTTCTGCTGTATCACACCGGAAAAGAGAAGCAGATCGTGGGGGAGATGGTGGTCAGCCGAGGTCCGACGGAAGATCCGGAGGCCGGCGACCAGAAGAGCGTCATGGTGGAAGTGAAGCCGCAACGTCGCTTGAGCGTGCCGGTAACCTTGGAGACCATCAAAGCCGATCCGATTTTCGCGAACTGGGAACTGGTACGGATCGGTCGACTCAGTGTCATGCCCGTTTCCGAGGAACTTTGGGGGAAGATCCAGGAATTGGGAGCCGGCAAGTAG